The genomic DNA GAGATGAAAGTGTGCTCACCCTTGCATACCGCAGCAGTCATATCCAATAAACAAATAAGTGCAATTATAATTATATTGAATCTTCACTTTCCCATGACTTACAACCacaagagagagaaatataatgAATTCATAAATGGCACACACAGTCAATTTATTTGGACAAATATTTAGACCAACATAACTAACCCCACTAACAGACCCCTAGTGTAAATCTGTGGCTGTTTGGATGTATGTTTAAACTATGAAGTATAGCCTATAGGAGGCCTGTATGTTAAAGTGTTGTATATCAACTTCCACGTATTTGTTTCAGCATGGACCCAGCATATCAACGTGAATGGGGGGAGAAGCCTACTGCTACAACTCAAGAGGCATCCCCTCCACGCAAGACACGCCTTGTCACCAACATGGTGGGTGGAGCTAGGCTTCTCAACTATTTATTGGGATTCCAACAGATGGCTGAGAAACTTCAGAAGAGCTTGATTAGAGCGTCTTCCTGCACCAACACAGAACACACTCTACTGTGAAGTGGGATAACCTGACTGAGGCATCAGTACAATGCCATCCGACTTCCTAACGCCGTTTTTGGAACTGGAGGATGAGTTCTGCAAGGTAAGAAGATGTTTTGAAGTGTTTATTAATACATCAGGCTATATGGCACATGTCTGAAAGTTATACGTTTTATTTAAAATGGTAAATAATACACTATCAAATATAGCATTTAATAATTGTACCTTGGATTTGTATGTGTGCCTTTTTATCAACGTTTTGGCTAAAAAGAAAAGGCTTCAAACTTTCTGATTCCCTTGCGTAACAGTTTCCATCTGTCATTCATTCCTTGTCAAACCAAGCGCACTATAGCCAACTTTTGGAACTTGACATGGGCTATTGTGTTTGCTTgctgtttactgtttatttgGTTCAGCATATATTTACATTGTATTAGCTTGACCATGGCTTGAATCCCCAGTCTTGGAATGTGACTTTATTCTTCTCTTGTGTGATAGAATTTCCGTGGTCTGGAATTGCCAGATGGTGCACCAGCCACCACGCAGATGGAGCGCGTCGTGGGATTTCAGCGCAGACACTCACTATGCCCGGTTACCCTGCCCAACTCAAAGTTCAACAGCGGCAGTGTGGACCCAATCGGCGAGCCAGCCTGCTGGGCCCTTACTAACACTGCTAACCAGCAGTGGAGCCTGAAACACCAGCAACAGTTGCCCCGCTCCTCTCTCAACCACATCCCATTCCGTGTGGACCGTTCGGTCAGCATGATAGAGGGCCATGTTGGCAGCCTCGGGTACAGCGAGCAGCAGCtccccaccacccctcctctgaTGCCCCCACCCGGCCTAAGTATCAGCACCAGCTGCCTGTCATCTCCAAAGTCACTCGccccttcccctcccatctccacCCGGTACAAAACCGAAATGTGCCGCACTTACGAGGAGAGTGGCACATGCAAATACGGAGCCAAGTGTCAGTTTGCCCACGGCACGGATGAGCAGCGTGACTTGAGCAGGCACCCGAAGTACAAAACCGAACCTTGCCGCACGTTCCACACCATTGGCTTCTGCCCCTATGGCGCCCGCTGTCACTTCATCCATAATGCGGACGAGCAGCTCGGGCCCGATGGCGGAGCGCCACCTCAGCGACAGAAGATGAGAGAACGCCCACAGCTGCTGCGTCACAGCATTAGTTTCGCTGGCTTCTCCTCTCCCCAAGCGCTGACCG from Salmo trutta chromosome 26, fSalTru1.1, whole genome shotgun sequence includes the following:
- the LOC115163022 gene encoding mRNA decay activator protein ZFP36L1, whose translation is MPSDFLTPFLELEDEFCKNFRGLELPDGAPATTQMERVVGFQRRHSLCPVTLPNSKFNSGSVDPIGEPACWALTNTANQQWSLKHQQQLPRSSLNHIPFRVDRSVSMIEGHVGSLGYSEQQLPTTPPLMPPPGLSISTSCLSSPKSLAPSPPISTRYKTEMCRTYEESGTCKYGAKCQFAHGTDEQRDLSRHPKYKTEPCRTFHTIGFCPYGARCHFIHNADEQLGPDGGAPPQRQKMRERPQLLRHSISFAGFSSPQALTGFQPVPETMLFSRASSVSSPPSTGSPELLSPLFLEPATLKHNYPFSSDFGNDQINNNPHFYAITDSKCQTVCAQKSAAHNSHRNAFSFTGLPATQRCASPDSLSDQEGYTSSSSLSGCESPGLEGRRLPIFSRLSVSDD